A stretch of Ranitomeya variabilis isolate aRanVar5 chromosome 3, aRanVar5.hap1, whole genome shotgun sequence DNA encodes these proteins:
- the LOC143818196 gene encoding uncharacterized protein LOC143818196 isoform X1, producing the protein MSVTIYQNYQHFTSFQRDTNQALQRLDQLQLEDHQILVTADVKALYTSIRHSDGLAATAWFLHSSNIEDRLIDLILTLLEFILRHNTFIFDHKIYLQLQGVWSFWIFGSKFGMMVQFIQMCSENQRQRTRICVRILPNQ; encoded by the exons ATGTCTGTGACTATCTACCAAAATTACCAACATTTTACCTCATTCCAAAG AGACACGAACCAAGCCTTACAACGCCTTGACCAATTGCAATTGGAGGATCATCAGATCCTGGTCACGGCAGATGTAAAAGCCCTCTACACCTCCATTAGACATAGTGACGGATTAGCTGCTACTGCATGGTTTCTGCATTCCAGCAATATTGAGGACCGATTAATAGATCTGATTTTGACCCTATTGGAATTTATCTTGAGACATAATACCTTCATCTTTGATCACAAAATCTACCTGCAACTCCAAG GTGTCTGGAGTTTCTGGATATTTGGGTCGAAGTTTGGAATGATGGTACAATTCATACAGATGTGTTCAGAAAACCAACGGCAACGAACTCGTATTTGTGTGCGGATTCTGCCCAACCAATGA
- the LOC143818196 gene encoding uncharacterized protein LOC143818196 isoform X2: MNSLKDTNQALQRLDQLQLEDHQILVTADVKALYTSIRHSDGLAATAWFLHSSNIEDRLIDLILTLLEFILRHNTFIFDHKIYLQLQGVWSFWIFGSKFGMMVQFIQMCSENQRQRTRICVRILPNQ, translated from the exons ATGAACAGTCTGAA AGACACGAACCAAGCCTTACAACGCCTTGACCAATTGCAATTGGAGGATCATCAGATCCTGGTCACGGCAGATGTAAAAGCCCTCTACACCTCCATTAGACATAGTGACGGATTAGCTGCTACTGCATGGTTTCTGCATTCCAGCAATATTGAGGACCGATTAATAGATCTGATTTTGACCCTATTGGAATTTATCTTGAGACATAATACCTTCATCTTTGATCACAAAATCTACCTGCAACTCCAAG GTGTCTGGAGTTTCTGGATATTTGGGTCGAAGTTTGGAATGATGGTACAATTCATACAGATGTGTTCAGAAAACCAACGGCAACGAACTCGTATTTGTGTGCGGATTCTGCCCAACCAATGA